The Neisseria animaloris genome segment CCCTTAATATTCTTGTTATATTTTGATTAAATTACTTCATTTTTTGTTTTCCAAACATTGCCTTGATTGACTCAAGCTTTTCCTTATCTACTCTGATCAATCAACGGATAAGGATTCACCGCACCGCTTGGCAAATAAACACCGTAATGCAGATGCGGGCGGGTGTTTTTAGCATTGCCGGTTTTACCGACATAGCCGATCACTTCGCCCGCTTTCACGCGGCGGTAGAGTTGGCGGTTGGCGAATTTGTCCAAATGGGCGTAATAATGCCACGCGCCCGGGCCTTGTATGCCGATCACTTTGCCGCCCAAGCGGTTTTTGCCGAGTTTGGTCACGATGCCTGCGGTGGTGCTGCGTACCGGCGTGCCCGTTTTGGCGAAAATATCCACACCTTCGTGTTTGCGGCCGCCGCTACGCGGTGCATGCCAACTGTCGTCGAAGGAGTGGCCTTTTACCGGGTTGATCAGGCTTTGCTCGGTGGGCGCGGGCATGGCTCTGAGTGCGGCTAATTCTTGGGTGGGGCGTGCGGTGTGTTTTGTTTGGCAACCCCATAGAAAGATTAAGCCGATAACGCACAATATCTTGCCTGTATATTTCAACATCACGTGGTTAACATCCTTTCTTGCCATTCAGACGGCCTGCTAGCTAGGAAGAGGCCGTCTGAAAGCAAACTTTGTGAGCTTTTCCAAAACTATCTTCCCGCCAAAGCCTTTTGCGCTTCGTCGAAATCGGAAAAATAGTGTTTCTGACCCTGCACATCCTGATAGGTTTCGTGGCCTTTGCCGGCAATCAGGATGATGTCGTTGGCGGCGGCGTGTTTAACCGCGTATTCGATGGCCGTGCGGCGGTCTGTTTCGACGTGTTCGGGTTGGGGCACGGCGGGGAGGATGTCGTTGATGATGTCGGCCGGTTCTTCCATGCGCGGGTTGTCGCTGGTTACGACGACTTTATCTGCGCCGGCCACGGCTGCCGCGCCCATCAGCGGGCGTTTGCCTTTGTCGCGGTTGCCGCCGCAGCCGAACACGCACCACAGGTTTGCGCCTTGCGGTTTGATTTCCTGCAAGGTGGCAAGCGCTTTTTCGAGGGCATCGGGGGTGTGGGCGTAATCGACGACAACCAACGGTTTGCCGGTGTTCATGATGCAGTCCATACGGCCGGTGGCGGGGCAGATTTGGGCAAGCACGCGCAATACTTCGGCCAACGGGTAGCCTGCCGAACACAATACGCCGACGCATGAGGCGAGATTTTGGGCGTTGAAGCGACCAAGCAGGCGGGTTTTGACTTCGCCGCTGCCCCACGGGGTGTCGAGCTGCACGGTCATGCCGTCTGAAGAGGCGGTAAATCGGGTGATGCGGATGTCGGCCTGTTCTGCAAAGCCGTAGCCGTATACGTTTAATTCGGGGCGTTCTGTTTTCAGACGGCCTGCCAGTTCTGCGCCGAACGGGTCGTCCACATTAATCACGGCGTGTTGCAAACCTTGCCAGTAAAACAGGCGGGATTTGATTTCGCCGTAGGATTCCATGCTGCCGTGGTAGTCGAGATGGTCGCGGGTGAGGTTGGTGAACACGGCCGTCTGAAAAGGCACGCCGTTAACGCGGAATTGGTCGAGGCCGTGGCTGGACACTTCCATCGCTACGGCTTTTGCGCCTTGCTGTTTGAACTGGTGCAGCAGGGTTTGCACGGAAACGGGGTCGGGCGTGGTGTGGGTGGCTTCCTGCAATTCGCCCCAAAAGCCGTTGCCGACGGTGCCGATGATGGCGCATTTTTCATCCAGCAAATCCGCTGCTTGCGCCAGCCATTGGGTAACGGAGGTTTTGCCGTTGGTGCCGGTTACGCCCCACACTTTGAGGCCGTCTGAAAGATTGTCGTACACTTGGGCGGCTACGATTCCGGCGCGGGTTTTCAGGTTTTTAATGCCTTGATTGGGCACGTTCCATTCGGGATTCCACACGAATTTGCCGTCGTCGTCCCAAAAAACAAAAGCCGCGCCGTTGGCAACGGCGGCGGGGATATACTCGCGCCCGTCGGTGTATTCGCCCTGACAGGCAATGAAAATGTCTCCTTGTTTGATTTTTCGGCTGTCTGAATGCAACAAACGCCCTGCTGCGTTTTCACACAGCAAGGGCGGTAAGTCGGTTTCAGCTAAAGGAACTAAGTCGCTGAACATATTGTTTACTCTTTAATTTTTGGAGGCCGTCTGAACGGGTACATCTTTTAAGGGTTTGGTAGGCGATACGCCGAGAATATTCAGGCTGCCGCTCATGATGCCTTTGAACACGGGGCCTGCCACCACGCCGCCGTAGTAACCGTTGGCCGTCGGTTCGTCCACAGTTACCGCCACAATCACGCGCGGTTTGTCTGCGGGGGCGAAACCGATGAAGGTGGCAACGTGTTTGTCGCTGGCATAACGACCGTTAACCAGTTTGCGCGCGGTACCGGTTTTCGCGCCGACATCAAAGCCGTCCACCGCACCCATAGTGCCGGTGCCGCCTTTTTCGGTAACGGAAACCATGATGTTACGCACCGCACGGGCGGTTTCGGGTTTGATAATCTGCACGCCTTTGGGCGGAGCCACTTGTTTTTCAAAGCTCACCGGCAGCAGTTCGCCGTCGTTGGTTAAGGCGGTATAGGCGCGCGCCAGTTGCAGCAGGCTCAACTGCAAACCGTAGCCGAACGACATGGTGGCCTGCTCGATCGGTTTCCAATTTTGCCACTTACGCAACAAGCCGGGAGTTTCGCCGGGGAAGCCCGAATGCATGCGCTGGCCTACGCCCAAGCTCTGATAAAACGTGTACATTTCTTCAGGCTTGAACATGGCCGACAGCTTACTGGTGCCGACGTTGGAAGATTTCTGCATCACGCCGCGCACGTCCAATGAAGGATACACATGGGTGTCGCGCACGGTGGCAGGGCCGATTTTGTAAGGATGGGTGTTGAGAAGGGTGTTCACGTTTACCTTGCCGGCATCCAAGGCTTTGGCTATCGGGAACGGTTTCATGGTCGAACCCGGCTCGATCATATCGGTAACGGCGCGGTTGCGGCGCTGTTCGCTGCCCGCTTCGCCCGGATTGTTCGGGTCGTAGGCGGGGCTGTTGACCAACGCCAAAATCTCACCGGTTTGCGCGTCCAACACAATGGCGCTGCCCGCTTTGGCACGGTGGTGGTCAACGGCTTTGTTCAGCTCGTCGTAGGCCAGCGTTTGGATGCGTTGGTCGAGCGACATCACCATATCGTGGCCGTTTTGCGGATCGCGGTTGCGCGGAGAATCGAGGCTGTCGACGATATTGCCTTTATTGTCGCGCAGCACCACTTTGGCACCGTTTTTGCCGTGCAAATCGTCTTCGCGCGCCAGCTCCAAACCTTCTTGGCCTTTGCCGTCGATATTGGTAAAGCCGATCACATGGGCAAAAAGGTTGCCCATCGGGTAATGGCGTTTGGATTCTTTTTGGAACGCCAAACCTTTAATGCCCAAAGCGGCCACTTTATCAGCGGTTTCTTTGCTCAATTGGCGTTTCAGATAAATAAAGTCTTTGTCTTTCTTCGCCAAACGCGCTTCGATGGTTTCAACCGGCACGCCGATTAAGGCGGAAAGTTTGGCCAATTGCTCGCCGGTCGGTTGGATATCCATGCCGGAGGGCACGGCATACAGCGATTCGGTGGGTGCGCTCAAAGCCAGCGTTGCGCCGTTGCGGTCGGTAATCGTGCCGCGCGACGCGGGCAGGGTGATGGTACGCACGAAACGTTGGTCGCCCTGATTTTTCAGAAATTCATGTTGGGTGGTTTGCAGATACACGCCTCTGCCCACCAATGCCGCAAAAGCCAATGCCAATCCGCCCAGCACAAACGCAATCCGCCCGTTGGTAGAAACGGGTTTTTTTGCCTTCGGCTGCTTAGACAGCATCTGCGGCTTATATTCGTTTTTGATTAACATAGCAACTTCTCTTTTTTATTTCAGCAACTTGCCGTGCTGTTATTTACTTCATTTCAATCATGCGGGTGTCTGCTGCGCTCGGAGGCTGTAATTTTTGTTTTTGGGCTGCTTCTTTAATCAATTTATGATTCGACAACTTGGCCTGCTCAAGCTTCAAACGCGCATAATCCTGTTCAAGCTGGATTTCATGCTTTTGCGCCTTATCCAGCGAAATGTAGTATTGGCGCGACTGGTCTTGCACGGTAACCACCGCCAAACCCGACAACAACGCCAACACCAGCAAAATCACATTCAATTTATTCATATTTTTTCAGACGGCCTTCCGACTGCATCTGCCTTTTCAGACGGCCTGTTGTACTTCAAACTTGCCGCTTGTGCGCTCGGCCACACGCAATACGGCCGAACGTGCGCGCGGATTGGCGGCGGTTTCTTCTTCGCTTGGCTTAACCGCCTTGCCCACCGCTTTCAAAGGCGGCTGCGGCAAATCGGCTTCTTTCACCGCCGCCCAACGCGGCAGCTGCGGAGGCTGCGAATACTGCTTGACAAACTGCTTCACAATGCGGTCTTCCAGCGAATGAAACGCAATCACAGCCAGCCTGCCGCCCTCTTTCAGACG includes the following:
- a CDS encoding M23 family metallopeptidase gives rise to the protein MLKYTGKILCVIGLIFLWGCQTKHTARPTQELAALRAMPAPTEQSLINPVKGHSFDDSWHAPRSGGRKHEGVDIFAKTGTPVRSTTAGIVTKLGKNRLGGKVIGIQGPGAWHYYAHLDKFANRQLYRRVKAGEVIGYVGKTGNAKNTRPHLHYGVYLPSGAVNPYPLIDQSR
- the ftsL gene encoding cell division protein FtsL, translated to MNKLNVILLVLALLSGLAVVTVQDQSRQYYISLDKAQKHEIQLEQDYARLKLEQAKLSNHKLIKEAAQKQKLQPPSAADTRMIEMK
- a CDS encoding UDP-N-acetylmuramoyl-L-alanyl-D-glutamate--2,6-diaminopimelate ligase, translated to MFSDLVPLAETDLPPLLCENAAGRLLHSDSRKIKQGDIFIACQGEYTDGREYIPAAVANGAAFVFWDDDGKFVWNPEWNVPNQGIKNLKTRAGIVAAQVYDNLSDGLKVWGVTGTNGKTSVTQWLAQAADLLDEKCAIIGTVGNGFWGELQEATHTTPDPVSVQTLLHQFKQQGAKAVAMEVSSHGLDQFRVNGVPFQTAVFTNLTRDHLDYHGSMESYGEIKSRLFYWQGLQHAVINVDDPFGAELAGRLKTERPELNVYGYGFAEQADIRITRFTASSDGMTVQLDTPWGSGEVKTRLLGRFNAQNLASCVGVLCSAGYPLAEVLRVLAQICPATGRMDCIMNTGKPLVVVDYAHTPDALEKALATLQEIKPQGANLWCVFGCGGNRDKGKRPLMGAAAVAGADKVVVTSDNPRMEEPADIINDILPAVPQPEHVETDRRTAIEYAVKHAAANDIILIAGKGHETYQDVQGQKHYFSDFDEAQKALAGR
- a CDS encoding peptidoglycan D,D-transpeptidase FtsI family protein, with amino-acid sequence MLIKNEYKPQMLSKQPKAKKPVSTNGRIAFVLGGLALAFAALVGRGVYLQTTQHEFLKNQGDQRFVRTITLPASRGTITDRNGATLALSAPTESLYAVPSGMDIQPTGEQLAKLSALIGVPVETIEARLAKKDKDFIYLKRQLSKETADKVAALGIKGLAFQKESKRHYPMGNLFAHVIGFTNIDGKGQEGLELAREDDLHGKNGAKVVLRDNKGNIVDSLDSPRNRDPQNGHDMVMSLDQRIQTLAYDELNKAVDHHRAKAGSAIVLDAQTGEILALVNSPAYDPNNPGEAGSEQRRNRAVTDMIEPGSTMKPFPIAKALDAGKVNVNTLLNTHPYKIGPATVRDTHVYPSLDVRGVMQKSSNVGTSKLSAMFKPEEMYTFYQSLGVGQRMHSGFPGETPGLLRKWQNWKPIEQATMSFGYGLQLSLLQLARAYTALTNDGELLPVSFEKQVAPPKGVQIIKPETARAVRNIMVSVTEKGGTGTMGAVDGFDVGAKTGTARKLVNGRYASDKHVATFIGFAPADKPRVIVAVTVDEPTANGYYGGVVAGPVFKGIMSGSLNILGVSPTKPLKDVPVQTASKN